One window from the genome of Chionomys nivalis chromosome 14, mChiNiv1.1, whole genome shotgun sequence encodes:
- the LOC130886997 gene encoding serine protease inhibitor Kazal-type 10-like has protein sequence MELFSLWTKAVFINLALALYSESSFTKYSTHRMEIDCKPYAKYIDTCTTEYYPICATNGKTYCNKCIFCSSLSSSLLWTKIIFILALVFPLYHENTFAFSTKVRQKPDCDVYKNFPNRCTRERNPICATNGHTYSNECVFCSAMITSKEKFNYRHHGPC, from the exons ATGGAGTTATTTTCACTATGGACCAAAGCTGTGTTCATCAACTTGGCCTTGGCTCTTTATTCTG aATCTTCTTTCACCAAATATTCAACACACAGAATGGAA ATAGACTGTAAGCCATATGCAAAATATATTGACACATGTACCACAGAGTATTATCCAATCTGTGCAACTAATGGAAAAACTTATTGCAATAAATGTATTTTCTGCAGTTCACTGAG TTCCTCCTTATTATGGACCAAAATCATTTTCATCCTGGCCTTGGTGTTTCCTCTTTATCACG AAAATACTTTTGCATTTTCAACAAAAGTCCGTCAGAAG CCTGACTGCGACGTGTATAAGAACTTCCCAAACAGGTGTACCAGGGAAAGGAATCCAATCTGCGCAACAAATGGACATACTTATAGCAATGAATGTGTTTTCTGCAGTGCCATGAT AACctctaaagaaaaatttaattatCGGCATCATGGTCCTTGCTGA
- the Spink13 gene encoding serine protease inhibitor Kazal-type 13, which translates to MRRSICLYHVITLSLMLSTLTLVTFSELVSSRNPSRWPKPPCKMYYPIDPDYEASCPDVVAFVCATNGLTYKNECFFCIDQWEFGPHIAFVKYGKCN; encoded by the exons ATGAGAAGAAGCATCTGCTTGTACCACGTGATCACACTCTCTCTGATGCTCTCTACTTTGACACTTGTTACTTTTTCAG AACTTGTCAGTTCACGTAACCCTTCTAGATGGCCTAAG CCCCCATGCAAAATGTATTACCCAATAGATCCTGATTATGAAGCAAGCTGTCCAGATGTGGTAGCATTTGTTTGTGCTACAAATGGCTTAACCTACAAGAATGAGTGCTTCTTTTGTATTGATCAGTG gGAATTCGGCCCTCACATTGCGTTTGTCAAATATGGAAAGTGTAACTAG